The following are from one region of the Rosistilla carotiformis genome:
- a CDS encoding SGNH/GDSL hydrolase family protein → MLRLFAFCLLCCPLLAVSVSAQPAGSPIAPPELGPYLYETKPDDPAFASFNPRRAPQPGELLLRKGDRLAICGDSITEQKMYSRLIETYLTACVPELQITARQYGWSGEKTDGFLRRMEKDCLTFSPTIATLAYGMNDSRYRPFDVTNGQWYEDHYTAIVQKFRANDVRVVVGSPGCAGKIATWVKSRSGTLEQHNLNLCALRDIAIGVAEREQVRFADIFWPMLQAQVFAPAQHGATEEKPYRVAGSDGIHPGWAGQVIMAWSMLRSLGLDGDLGTIAIDTESNTATADGGHSIDAYADGVATVTSTRYPFCASGTLHSENSIRSGMTLVPFNEDLNRFLLKVNAADGTKWEITWGDQTQTYTADQLAQGINLAWEFPKNPFSESFDRVDAAVAKKQAYETQQVKKIFHGPEGKKDFAAAVKETEAVRKPLADAIADAMQPVTHKIAIRQVAGE, encoded by the coding sequence ATGCTCCGATTGTTCGCGTTTTGTCTCCTCTGTTGTCCCTTGCTCGCTGTGTCCGTCAGTGCGCAGCCCGCTGGCTCACCGATTGCGCCGCCGGAGCTTGGCCCGTACCTGTACGAGACCAAACCGGACGATCCTGCGTTTGCAAGTTTTAACCCTCGTCGAGCGCCGCAGCCGGGTGAGCTTCTGTTACGCAAAGGGGATCGCTTGGCGATCTGCGGTGATTCGATCACCGAACAAAAGATGTACTCGCGGCTGATCGAGACCTATCTGACGGCCTGCGTTCCCGAGCTACAGATCACCGCGCGGCAGTACGGTTGGAGCGGCGAGAAGACCGACGGTTTTCTGCGGCGGATGGAGAAGGATTGCCTGACCTTCTCGCCGACGATCGCCACGTTGGCTTACGGCATGAACGATTCCCGCTACCGACCGTTCGACGTCACCAACGGGCAATGGTACGAGGATCACTACACTGCGATCGTGCAGAAATTTAGAGCGAACGACGTCCGCGTTGTCGTCGGATCGCCTGGCTGTGCTGGCAAGATCGCGACTTGGGTCAAGAGCCGATCGGGAACGTTGGAACAACACAACTTGAACCTGTGCGCCCTGCGAGACATCGCGATCGGCGTGGCGGAGCGCGAACAAGTTCGCTTTGCCGACATCTTCTGGCCGATGCTGCAAGCCCAAGTCTTCGCCCCAGCTCAACACGGCGCCACCGAAGAGAAACCCTACCGCGTCGCTGGCAGCGATGGGATCCATCCCGGCTGGGCCGGTCAAGTGATCATGGCCTGGTCGATGCTTCGTTCGTTGGGCCTCGATGGCGACCTGGGAACGATCGCGATCGATACCGAAAGCAACACCGCGACCGCCGACGGCGGACACTCGATCGATGCGTATGCCGACGGCGTCGCAACGGTCACCAGCACGCGGTATCCCTTCTGTGCGAGCGGCACACTGCACAGCGAAAACTCAATTCGATCGGGGATGACGCTGGTTCCCTTCAACGAAGATCTCAACCGGTTTCTGTTGAAGGTTAACGCAGCCGATGGCACAAAGTGGGAGATCACTTGGGGCGACCAGACGCAAACCTACACCGCGGATCAACTCGCCCAGGGAATCAACTTGGCGTGGGAGTTTCCGAAAAACCCGTTCAGCGAATCGTTCGACCGCGTCGATGCAGCGGTCGCGAAAAAGCAGGCTTATGAAACGCAGCAGGTGAAGAAGATCTTCCACGGCCCCGAGGGGAAAAAGGACTTCGCCGCCGCCGTCAAGGAAACCGAAGCGGTTCGCAAGCCGTTGGCCGATGCGATCGCGGACGCCATGCAGCCGGTGACACACAAGATCGCGATCCGCCAAGTCGCTGGTGAATGA
- the sbnA gene encoding 2,3-diaminopropionate biosynthesis protein SbnA has translation MAILEQDRKRRVPQQCPQATSVRSADGVLECVGNTPLVQLRRYLDDAGVDLYAKLESMNPGGSAKDRPARRMLAHAIDRGQLSAGDTVIESSSGNMGIGLAQACRFHGLRFMCVVDPHAQPQNVAIMRALGAEVVRVERPVEGSYLAARLQRVRQLLAKIPNSYWPNQYANRQNPIAHLVGTIREIDRDTDGQIDYLFVATSSTGTAQGCRDYLHAHHRKTKVVAVDAQGSVLFGGSPGERLIPGLGAGHEPALARDQTFDQVVRVSDIDCVVGCRRAAAREAMLVGGSAGGVLEVVRSLQSTLVGKRCVAILHDSGTRYLDTVFNDAWLESALGTNAAEVQARILAPALRSTESRSR, from the coding sequence ATGGCGATCCTGGAACAGGACCGGAAACGACGCGTCCCCCAACAATGCCCCCAAGCCACATCGGTCCGGTCCGCCGACGGCGTGCTGGAATGTGTGGGCAACACGCCCTTGGTCCAACTTCGCCGCTACCTGGACGATGCCGGGGTGGACCTGTATGCAAAGCTGGAATCGATGAACCCAGGGGGCAGCGCTAAGGATCGGCCCGCCCGTCGCATGCTGGCTCACGCAATCGATCGGGGGCAGCTTTCTGCGGGGGACACCGTGATCGAATCCTCCTCGGGAAACATGGGGATCGGATTGGCGCAAGCCTGCCGCTTTCACGGATTGCGTTTTATGTGTGTCGTCGATCCCCACGCACAGCCACAAAACGTGGCGATCATGCGGGCCTTGGGCGCCGAAGTGGTACGGGTGGAACGACCTGTCGAAGGCAGCTATTTAGCAGCACGCCTGCAACGGGTGCGGCAACTGTTGGCGAAAATTCCCAACAGCTATTGGCCCAACCAATATGCGAACCGGCAGAATCCGATCGCACACTTGGTCGGGACGATTCGTGAGATCGACCGCGATACCGACGGACAAATCGACTATCTGTTTGTCGCCACCAGCAGCACGGGGACGGCGCAAGGATGTCGCGACTATCTTCACGCCCATCATCGCAAAACCAAGGTTGTCGCCGTCGATGCACAGGGGAGCGTGCTGTTTGGCGGTTCGCCTGGCGAGCGTTTGATACCTGGGCTCGGTGCGGGGCATGAACCGGCGCTCGCTCGCGATCAAACGTTCGACCAAGTCGTCCGCGTCTCCGATATCGATTGTGTTGTGGGATGTCGACGCGCTGCCGCACGGGAAGCGATGCTCGTGGGCGGATCCGCTGGGGGCGTTCTGGAGGTGGTTCGTTCACTTCAGTCCACGCTGGTCGGCAAACGATGTGTTGCGATCCTGCATGATTCAGGAACGCGTTACTTGGACACGGTGTTTAACGACGCTTGGCTTGAGTCGGCGCTGGGCACCAACGCGGCCGAAGTTCAAGCGAGAATCTTGGCGCCCGCCTTGCGATCGACCGAATCGAGGTCGCGATGA
- a CDS encoding sugar phosphate isomerase/epimerase family protein: MQVSRRHFSATCAAAGAAFALPDFARAADGGFQFRYLLGSCMYGYAAVAEILPEVAKTGSVALDIWPKAHGDQREQLDAMGEEAFAALLKQHDVPLGCITQYKLGPFGLQEEMRLANRLGCATMVTGGAGPKGLKGTELKSAVGKFVEQMKPHLAVAEETGVTIAIENHGNNLIESPDSLRWLVELCPSDHLGIALAPYHLDQDSETLAELILDLGDRLSVFYAWQYGMGCMKKLPKQQELLQMPGRGELDFGPLVDALVETKFSGWTEIFMHPVPRGIPILETTAEVTAEINRSRGYLEDLL, translated from the coding sequence ATGCAAGTCTCTCGACGCCACTTCTCCGCCACCTGCGCTGCCGCTGGGGCGGCGTTTGCACTGCCTGATTTCGCTCGCGCTGCCGACGGCGGGTTCCAGTTCCGGTACCTGCTCGGTTCGTGCATGTACGGCTACGCTGCCGTTGCCGAGATCTTGCCCGAAGTCGCCAAGACCGGTTCGGTTGCGTTGGACATCTGGCCCAAGGCGCACGGGGATCAACGCGAGCAGTTGGATGCGATGGGGGAAGAGGCGTTTGCCGCTTTGCTGAAACAACATGATGTTCCACTGGGATGCATCACGCAATACAAGCTGGGACCGTTTGGACTGCAGGAGGAGATGCGGCTCGCAAATCGACTGGGCTGCGCGACCATGGTCACCGGTGGTGCGGGTCCCAAAGGTCTGAAAGGGACCGAACTGAAGTCGGCGGTGGGCAAGTTTGTCGAGCAGATGAAGCCGCATCTGGCGGTGGCGGAGGAGACGGGCGTCACGATCGCGATCGAAAACCATGGCAACAATTTGATCGAATCCCCCGATTCGCTGCGATGGCTGGTCGAACTGTGTCCCAGCGATCATCTTGGAATTGCTTTGGCTCCCTACCATTTAGACCAAGATTCCGAAACGCTTGCCGAATTGATTCTTGACCTTGGCGATCGGTTGTCGGTCTTTTATGCCTGGCAATACGGAATGGGCTGCATGAAGAAGCTGCCCAAGCAGCAGGAGTTGTTGCAAATGCCGGGGCGAGGCGAGCTTGATTTTGGGCCGCTGGTCGATGCATTGGTCGAGACTAAGTTCAGCGGCTGGACCGAGATTTTTATGCACCCCGTGCCGCGAGGGATCCCGATCCTCGAAACGACAGCCGAAGTGACCGCCGAGATCAATCGCTCGCGAGGCTATCTCGAAGACCTTTTATAG
- a CDS encoding 2-hydroxyacid dehydrogenase encodes MKDIILTDPLPEFFLPHTQARCELRYFDSATDADFAASRGILAYGHVTIDAEMMDRCPQLQVISNHGVGVDHIDLQAAAARGIPVGNTPGCVDAATADLTIALMLATARKLVVSDAFARGEEFTRYNPALLIGQEVTGSTLGIIGMGRIGCEVARRAQAFQMRLLYHNRTRRPDAEAELGVQYRSLDDLLQESDFVSLNCPLTPETTGMIGAAEFAKMKSSAILLNLARGQVVDTQALYEALRDEKIQAAGLDVTDPEPLPRDHPLLRLSNVIITPHLGSATGRTRHTMMQRTLENLFAGLDGQPLPNEVK; translated from the coding sequence ATGAAAGACATCATCCTGACCGATCCGTTGCCTGAGTTTTTTTTGCCCCACACACAGGCTCGATGTGAACTGCGTTATTTCGATTCGGCGACCGACGCCGACTTCGCCGCCTCGCGAGGAATCCTAGCGTACGGTCACGTGACGATCGACGCCGAAATGATGGATCGTTGTCCGCAGTTGCAAGTGATCAGTAACCACGGTGTCGGGGTCGATCATATCGATCTGCAGGCCGCCGCAGCGCGCGGCATTCCGGTCGGGAACACGCCCGGCTGCGTCGATGCAGCGACGGCCGATCTGACGATCGCGCTAATGTTGGCGACGGCGCGCAAGTTGGTCGTTAGCGACGCGTTCGCACGCGGGGAGGAGTTCACGCGATATAACCCGGCGCTACTCATCGGACAGGAGGTGACCGGCAGCACGTTGGGGATCATCGGAATGGGAAGGATCGGATGCGAGGTGGCGCGGCGTGCCCAAGCGTTTCAAATGCGGCTGCTGTACCACAACCGTACCCGGCGTCCCGACGCCGAAGCGGAGCTTGGTGTCCAGTACCGATCGCTGGACGATCTGCTGCAAGAGTCCGATTTTGTTTCGTTGAATTGCCCACTGACGCCAGAGACAACCGGCATGATCGGCGCGGCGGAGTTTGCAAAGATGAAGTCGTCGGCGATCCTCTTGAATCTGGCTCGCGGGCAGGTCGTCGATACCCAAGCGTTGTACGAGGCGCTTCGCGATGAAAAGATCCAAGCGGCGGGACTGGACGTCACCGATCCCGAACCGTTGCCTCGAGATCATCCCTTGTTGCGGCTGTCCAACGTGATCATCACGCCACATCTGGGAAGCGCCACTGGCCGCACCCGGCACACGATGATGCAGCGAACCCTGGAAAATCTCTTCGCCGGTCTCGACGGCCAACCGCTGCCAAACGAAGTCAAATAG
- a CDS encoding DUF1207 domain-containing protein, with translation MLLAVPQSIVTGDDGIAIVSWSEVAGLTAESVATVEEPAGILETAGDPIGPLPPTFITAVPKQDEWSWQTLPEGLMWHSYMAGPHEPRISTVLFSEHEGGAFWDATLGGRVGLLRYGTNDVQRPQGWQWDLEGAVITRLDLYNSEDVESNDFRFGTELTKASGRWSLKFGYFHISSHVGDEYMERNPSFKRINYVTESLILGASYQAYDSLRLYGETAFAFKMSGGARPWQFQTGFEYVPQPMSRKWGGPFAAMNLDVREAVGYAPSLTAQAGWQVPGSRSGRRLRWGAQYSNGYSSQFEFFQRREQTIGGGIWFDY, from the coding sequence ATGCTGCTGGCCGTCCCGCAATCGATTGTCACGGGGGACGATGGGATCGCCATTGTCTCGTGGAGTGAAGTCGCCGGGCTGACTGCTGAGTCGGTTGCGACCGTCGAGGAGCCGGCTGGAATTTTGGAAACCGCTGGCGACCCCATTGGCCCGCTGCCGCCAACCTTCATCACAGCGGTCCCGAAACAAGACGAATGGAGTTGGCAGACGTTGCCCGAAGGTTTGATGTGGCACTCCTATATGGCGGGGCCTCACGAACCGCGGATCTCCACGGTGCTTTTCAGCGAACACGAGGGAGGCGCGTTTTGGGATGCAACCCTCGGTGGCCGCGTGGGCCTTTTGCGGTATGGCACCAACGACGTGCAACGCCCGCAAGGTTGGCAATGGGATCTGGAAGGGGCGGTGATCACGCGTTTGGATCTGTATAATTCCGAGGATGTCGAGTCCAACGATTTCCGCTTCGGCACCGAACTGACCAAAGCTTCCGGTCGGTGGTCGCTGAAATTCGGATACTTTCATATCAGCTCCCACGTGGGCGACGAATATATGGAACGGAACCCGAGCTTCAAGCGCATCAACTATGTCACCGAGTCGCTAATCCTAGGCGCCAGCTACCAAGCCTACGATTCGCTACGTCTCTACGGTGAAACCGCATTTGCATTTAAGATGTCCGGAGGAGCGCGGCCTTGGCAATTTCAAACCGGTTTTGAATATGTGCCCCAACCGATGTCGCGGAAGTGGGGTGGACCATTTGCCGCGATGAACCTGGACGTCCGCGAAGCTGTCGGATACGCACCCAGCTTGACTGCGCAAGCGGGCTGGCAAGTCCCAGGCAGCCGTTCTGGCCGCCGTCTCCGCTGGGGCGCGCAATACAGCAACGGCTACAGCAGCCAATTCGAATTCTTCCAACGACGCGAACAGACCATCGGTGGCGGCATCTGGTTCGATTACTGA
- a CDS encoding PH domain-containing protein: MTAPVPRSAQWLYRGVWRILVDCFRVPDHPPTLPVSDGGFYRSFQPSRRFLSYLKFNFWVIAAVIDLVIAVALGAVAIENEKLALLLAVVAIPLVLAVHLVAYVALHLRYDTMWYVITDRSLRARRGIWVIYEHTITFENVQNVYLRRGPLQHLFGISELVVETAGSSQGEAESPFASGNKLLVQGIEDAAEIREQIMSRVSQSRSAGLGDDQTTSPSSGFSPRQLAMLCEIRDEIKAL, from the coding sequence ATGACAGCTCCCGTTCCTCGGTCGGCTCAGTGGCTCTATCGCGGCGTTTGGAGAATTCTCGTCGACTGCTTTCGCGTGCCCGATCACCCGCCGACGCTTCCGGTTTCCGACGGCGGTTTCTATCGCAGCTTTCAACCCTCGCGGCGATTCTTGAGCTACCTGAAGTTCAACTTTTGGGTGATCGCCGCCGTCATCGACCTTGTGATCGCTGTCGCCTTGGGGGCGGTTGCGATCGAAAATGAAAAGCTCGCGTTATTGCTGGCGGTCGTGGCGATTCCGCTGGTCCTCGCCGTGCATCTGGTCGCTTATGTCGCGCTCCATCTTCGCTACGACACAATGTGGTACGTGATCACCGACCGAAGCCTGCGAGCGCGGCGTGGGATCTGGGTGATCTACGAACATACGATCACGTTTGAAAATGTGCAGAACGTCTACCTGCGACGCGGTCCGCTGCAGCATCTATTTGGGATCTCGGAGCTGGTCGTCGAAACCGCGGGCTCGTCGCAGGGGGAGGCCGAGAGTCCATTCGCCAGCGGCAACAAGCTGCTGGTCCAGGGGATCGAAGATGCCGCCGAGATCCGCGAACAGATCATGTCGCGCGTCAGCCAGTCGCGCTCCGCAGGCCTGGGCGATGATCAAACCACGTCGCCGTCGAGTGGCTTTTCTCCACGGCAGTTGGCGATGTTGTGCGAGATCCGCGACGAGATCAAAGCTCTTTGA
- a CDS encoding FAD/NAD(P)-binding protein has protein sequence MNAPLAMSIANAEASAKSSRASSFKIAIVGCGPRGLYCLQSLSEQLRQLPRSPRVVIDIFEPTEFPGAGNVYAPCQPHYLKMNFAAKHINAWAGVSEDDAERCNLVRWFNREHPVPLDPNDFIPRAVVGAYLRECFQSVHAELRTLADVTLHRCKVTQIQGRDTCWRLHTDRFNGEYDELVLTVGHEGWRSSEPMSKPTPLKFPPAFPIRENLGRHAVPPRTTVAIRGFGLTWIDATLALTMGRGGIFDESGENWRYLPSGEEPRRIVPFSRSGRPMLAKPNESLFPQPVALDAIWSRGCESIDALPSPIAGCDLRSALWRIIARAAASAVNHFGGRGFVTPAEVQSWFAVWCRGAMQPEASLAAMRQSYRVATGRAAPDVPWALGAAWRNLYPALVRRISYGGLAAEQWPTFRRVATEMERIAFGPPADNVGRMLALVDAGVVDLRFLTAEPRPSDSSQSSVCTLANDRENVTIDHCIDAVLPSPYQLHRSGPLHGLLDADIIQRLHGSEGILVDRLGRPIDGKGRPTLGLAIIGRATEGCVLGNDTLSRSLHDQPQRWAADVATRIQVLQENR, from the coding sequence ATGAATGCGCCGCTGGCAATGTCGATTGCCAATGCGGAAGCATCTGCCAAGTCGTCCCGTGCGTCATCCTTTAAGATCGCGATCGTAGGTTGCGGTCCCCGTGGGCTGTACTGTTTGCAATCGTTGAGCGAGCAACTGCGGCAGCTTCCCCGTTCGCCAAGGGTGGTGATCGACATCTTTGAACCAACGGAGTTCCCTGGTGCGGGAAACGTCTATGCACCCTGCCAGCCCCACTATCTGAAAATGAACTTTGCGGCCAAGCACATCAACGCGTGGGCTGGCGTTTCGGAGGATGACGCGGAACGATGTAACCTTGTCCGATGGTTCAACCGCGAGCATCCCGTTCCCCTCGATCCGAACGACTTCATCCCGCGTGCGGTGGTTGGCGCGTATCTTCGTGAATGTTTCCAAAGCGTTCACGCCGAGCTTCGGACGCTTGCCGACGTGACGCTACACCGTTGCAAGGTTACACAGATCCAGGGCCGTGACACGTGTTGGCGTCTCCACACCGATCGGTTCAACGGAGAATATGACGAACTGGTTTTGACCGTTGGCCACGAGGGCTGGCGTTCGTCCGAACCGATGTCGAAACCAACGCCATTGAAGTTCCCACCTGCGTTTCCCATTCGCGAAAATCTCGGACGGCATGCCGTCCCGCCGCGAACAACGGTGGCGATCCGTGGTTTTGGTTTGACCTGGATCGACGCCACGTTGGCACTAACCATGGGACGCGGCGGAATCTTTGACGAATCGGGGGAGAATTGGCGGTACCTTCCCAGTGGCGAGGAACCACGGCGGATCGTTCCGTTTTCACGCAGTGGTCGTCCGATGTTGGCTAAGCCTAACGAATCGCTCTTTCCCCAGCCTGTCGCGTTGGATGCGATCTGGAGTCGCGGTTGCGAATCCATCGATGCCCTGCCCAGTCCTATCGCGGGCTGCGATCTGCGAAGCGCGTTGTGGAGAATCATCGCCCGCGCGGCGGCATCGGCGGTCAACCATTTTGGCGGTCGAGGATTTGTTACACCTGCGGAAGTGCAATCATGGTTCGCCGTGTGGTGTCGCGGTGCGATGCAACCCGAAGCGTCTCTTGCAGCGATGCGGCAGTCCTATCGTGTCGCGACGGGTCGCGCGGCCCCGGATGTCCCCTGGGCATTGGGAGCCGCTTGGCGCAACCTGTACCCGGCCCTCGTTCGCCGGATCAGTTACGGAGGCCTGGCGGCCGAACAATGGCCGACGTTTCGCCGCGTCGCAACGGAAATGGAACGGATCGCATTTGGTCCTCCAGCTGACAACGTCGGCCGTATGTTGGCGCTCGTCGACGCGGGGGTTGTCGACCTTCGTTTTCTCACCGCGGAGCCACGGCCCTCCGATTCAAGCCAGTCGTCGGTTTGTACCCTCGCCAACGACCGCGAGAACGTGACAATCGATCATTGCATCGATGCCGTTTTGCCCTCGCCATACCAATTGCACCGCTCAGGGCCGCTGCACGGTTTACTCGACGCGGACATAATTCAGCGACTGCACGGTAGTGAGGGTATCCTCGTCGATCGTCTTGGCCGTCCGATCGACGGCAAGGGGCGGCCAACCTTGGGCTTGGCGATCATCGGTCGAGCGACCGAAGGCTGCGTGCTGGGAAACGATACACTCAGCCGCTCGCTCCACGATCAACCCCAGCGTTGGGCCGCTGATGTCGCGACACGCATTCAAGTTTTGCAGGAAAACCGATGA
- a CDS encoding Y4yA family PLP-dependent enzyme, which translates to MIEWMTDHASQLHAACERFGSPLNLICVAPMIRNLEQFSCVAVNRGVRFQPFFARKANKCLAFVDAAKRFGAGIDVASEAECRQTLDRGVPATDILCTAAIKPQSLLELCVVRRVPIAIDNLDELRRVQAIAGKYDTDAEVAIRISGFQHDGDKLFSRFGFDIDQIALLDQELSHASGNGSIRLIGLHFHLDGYSSGHRVSALRQMLPRVDHFRSRGHDIRFLDIGGGLPMCYLESESQWNAFGAAHRSALLGDRTPITFQNHGLGFFNVDGHLHGQRNTYPYYQSPTAVNWLAEVLDAESGEQGTLADAIRARSLQLRCEPGRSALNGCGVTVARVEYVKRHPSGDAFVGLAMNRTQCRTGSDDFLVDPLVVRSEGNRDSAHGAAVEGYLAGAYCTESEWITLRRLRFPRGIAMGDLVVLPNTAGYFMHFLESRSHQFPLATNLIVPGGSTSEFRIDAIDS; encoded by the coding sequence ATGATTGAATGGATGACCGATCACGCGTCGCAACTGCACGCAGCTTGCGAGCGATTCGGTTCACCGCTGAACCTGATTTGCGTGGCGCCGATGATCCGCAATCTCGAACAATTCAGTTGCGTTGCCGTCAACCGTGGCGTGCGTTTTCAGCCGTTCTTCGCCCGCAAGGCGAACAAGTGTTTGGCATTTGTCGATGCTGCTAAAAGGTTCGGTGCGGGGATCGACGTGGCGAGTGAAGCGGAGTGTCGACAAACACTCGACCGTGGCGTTCCGGCTACGGATATCCTCTGCACCGCAGCCATCAAGCCGCAATCGCTACTTGAGCTTTGCGTTGTCCGCCGCGTGCCGATAGCGATCGACAACCTCGACGAATTGCGACGCGTTCAGGCGATTGCGGGCAAATACGATACGGATGCCGAGGTTGCTATTCGGATCAGCGGCTTTCAACATGACGGCGATAAATTGTTCTCGCGCTTCGGATTCGACATCGATCAAATCGCGTTGCTCGACCAAGAACTTTCGCACGCCAGTGGCAACGGTTCGATTCGATTGATCGGCCTTCATTTTCACTTGGATGGTTACAGCAGTGGCCACCGCGTCAGCGCGCTGCGGCAGATGTTGCCGCGGGTCGATCATTTTCGATCGCGTGGCCACGACATTCGATTTCTCGATATCGGTGGTGGGTTGCCGATGTGCTATTTGGAAAGTGAATCGCAATGGAACGCGTTTGGTGCGGCGCATCGATCGGCATTGCTAGGCGATCGCACACCGATCACCTTCCAAAATCACGGACTTGGTTTTTTCAACGTGGATGGGCATCTGCACGGTCAACGCAACACCTATCCCTATTACCAATCGCCAACCGCCGTGAACTGGTTGGCGGAGGTGCTGGATGCGGAATCGGGGGAACAGGGAACCCTCGCCGACGCGATACGAGCTCGGTCGCTTCAGCTGAGATGCGAACCGGGACGCAGCGCTCTAAATGGCTGCGGCGTTACCGTCGCGCGTGTTGAGTATGTGAAACGTCATCCCAGTGGAGATGCTTTCGTTGGACTTGCGATGAACCGCACACAGTGCCGAACGGGCAGCGACGACTTTCTCGTCGACCCGCTGGTCGTGCGTTCCGAAGGAAATCGCGACTCCGCCCACGGTGCGGCGGTGGAAGGTTATCTCGCGGGTGCGTACTGCACCGAATCGGAATGGATCACGCTGCGTCGACTTCGATTTCCTCGAGGGATCGCCATGGGCGATCTTGTGGTCCTACCGAATACCGCGGGCTACTTCATGCACTTCCTCGAGAGTCGTTCACACCAATTCCCGTTGGCAACCAATCTGATCGTGCCAGGAGGCTCGACAAGCGAATTTCGGATCGATGCAATCGACAGCTAG
- a CDS encoding PH domain-containing protein — protein MTESLLPTQPSDATFDASKITRPDDSLLVYYALVAACTVIGFPFVFIPLWIRFKTLRYRFDDTGVSMCWGYFFRREVHLTYRRLQDIHVTRNIVERWMGLSKVPLQTASGTAGATMQIEGIRDPEPLRDFLYAQMRGARNDSLDSESVDSSDQVLGVLTEIRDELRRIRNVPEGDDT, from the coding sequence GTGACCGAATCGCTCCTGCCGACGCAACCCTCCGACGCGACGTTCGACGCGTCGAAGATCACTCGCCCGGACGATTCGCTGTTGGTTTATTACGCGTTGGTTGCGGCGTGCACCGTCATCGGGTTCCCGTTTGTCTTTATTCCACTGTGGATCCGATTCAAGACGCTGCGGTATCGATTCGACGATACCGGAGTCTCGATGTGTTGGGGGTACTTCTTTCGGCGCGAGGTGCATCTCACCTATCGACGGTTGCAAGACATCCATGTCACGCGGAACATCGTCGAACGCTGGATGGGGCTTTCCAAAGTGCCGCTGCAAACCGCTTCGGGAACCGCGGGGGCGACGATGCAGATCGAAGGGATTCGCGATCCCGAACCGCTCCGCGATTTCCTGTACGCGCAGATGCGTGGGGCGCGGAACGATTCGCTCGATTCCGAATCGGTCGATAGCAGCGATCAAGTGCTTGGCGTGTTGACCGAGATCCGCGATGAACTGCGTCGGATTCGCAACGTTCCGGAGGGAGACGACACATGA